In Haladaptatus sp. QDMS2, a single window of DNA contains:
- a CDS encoding helix-turn-helix domain-containing protein, whose translation MSNGRKFDAYNVTTDTDITAEAGSLTFAEVQWLTQAGVLRIKSHQTATGEVTNAILNVEKLADIAFENDILSKVASSVETDILGAFKQSEETTLTTGEIAGEIDRPKSSVSRALTKLTEKGKLNKVQSGVYRVR comes from the coding sequence ATGTCGAACGGAAGGAAATTTGACGCGTACAACGTCACCACTGACACAGACATCACAGCTGAGGCAGGTTCGCTCACGTTTGCGGAGGTTCAGTGGCTGACTCAGGCTGGTGTCCTCCGTATTAAATCACATCAAACAGCCACAGGCGAAGTTACTAACGCAATACTCAATGTAGAAAAGCTCGCTGATATTGCGTTTGAAAACGATATCCTCAGTAAAGTCGCCAGTTCGGTGGAAACGGATATTCTCGGGGCGTTCAAGCAGAGCGAGGAGACGACGTTAACAACAGGAGAGATTGCTGGCGAGATTGACCGTCCGAAATCGAGCGTGAGTCGTGCTCTCACCAAATTAACCGAGAAAGGGAAGTTGAATAAGGTGCAGTCTGGCGTGTATCGGGTTCGTTGA
- a CDS encoding DUF2272 domain-containing protein — MTRIAVLDWARQIGVSTDERIDQAEQLDASTGRTRAIDETQDATAREFTTGSSQVRSDAISSQSSASGGLGFSGGGFSIGASGSGSKARTRSASRSVSSSSGRRDLSASMSQRLTDITQQQASSTRSRRASIVSEISQEESVEAKTRIVTNYNHMHSLNLHYYEVVQIYRTEVRPEEAEPIIFLPFEPIEFNKRMVRRYRGALLDAALDNETYRSLANAFGKSIVTLQSDIWPDSIADEESEARAYARIGVIGSLEDGTWDVPSDATLTRLTSMSGGQNDKVVDEVQIYRRSTNDPLQLDVQNGSTPVPEGVDFADIKRIAVSFDETAEETDDDQFNLTLGISFEGNQDSIPIRGLWTAQSSAEFNPVLFVDQPIEFNELVSTLNESQLYYSRVVWEHLDQETLSLLLRDMPLFGTNRTAELVEPTPVATYGNLVGFRLALPEPIPLDGLSASTREGISSAVETDLDGIDIEEGPIEYGFDGFDAESRDHQTLLTMVNWWGNWRDRNYDAAAVKDELVSMPSDGVHMEPILGRANAAEKLDITRFWDWQESPIPFQATAINPVDTGSRASDEQLTPGSLDSPIVNIQTPPSVPDPAGLSAILNAVSTANLFRDMSGLDQTAAVAQQGQQSTSDAATSATKTTMAGATAQSKIASQNYQAKLKADTERMKTLASLVGASTGGSSGTDRTTDTNSGFGALFNEAGKQSTTSSPMTNGGAENTTGKSNSGIGDIGSSSGSSSNGSTVNGSSHEYRSRESDSTDLPVDMLQSKADPVGRATDAMYRLDSMSDDSGVVPAQYPSATSDDDVDLSGLRANGLYWKEQIVNAAKAEERAWTKQDTSKKDEATQLSKLESYYGVVAEAGDGVITEQGAKAYAKKAKNDESAWSAAFISYVVNQAGVTHADGFAFHFRHLNYVVNALVNRMNGDRERPFWLFSAAEITPEVGDILCKNRKGKNKPCSDHSLQSLAQNYTAIGDVTGKHVPKDEIYGRSHCDIVVEKKTIDGDDYIETVGGNTIDLSGVADTVGRKRWKLDSDGHVEYRVDTNNSKVDDCSVFGYIRIMVPSIDEVLREEGSTLA; from the coding sequence ATGACCAGAATTGCCGTGCTCGATTGGGCACGTCAAATCGGGGTTTCTACTGACGAACGCATCGACCAGGCCGAACAACTCGATGCATCAACCGGTCGAACCCGTGCGATCGACGAGACACAGGATGCGACCGCACGGGAGTTCACCACTGGTAGTTCACAGGTCCGGAGTGATGCAATATCGAGCCAGTCGAGTGCCAGTGGCGGACTCGGGTTTTCGGGTGGGGGGTTCAGCATCGGTGCGAGTGGGTCGGGAAGCAAGGCGCGCACGCGCTCTGCTTCGCGGTCGGTGAGTTCCTCGAGTGGACGACGAGACCTCTCCGCATCGATGAGCCAGCGATTGACTGATATTACCCAACAGCAGGCGTCATCGACGCGGTCACGACGGGCGTCTATCGTGAGCGAGATTTCACAAGAAGAGTCCGTGGAGGCGAAGACGCGCATTGTGACGAACTACAACCACATGCACTCGCTGAACCTGCACTATTATGAAGTGGTGCAGATTTACCGGACTGAAGTTCGGCCCGAGGAGGCAGAGCCGATTATCTTCCTCCCGTTCGAGCCAATCGAGTTCAACAAGCGGATGGTTCGCCGGTATCGGGGTGCACTCCTCGATGCAGCGCTGGACAACGAAACCTATCGTTCGCTTGCGAATGCATTCGGCAAATCGATCGTAACCCTCCAGTCGGATATCTGGCCAGATTCAATCGCTGATGAAGAGAGCGAAGCGCGTGCGTACGCACGGATTGGTGTCATTGGCTCGCTCGAAGACGGGACGTGGGACGTCCCGTCGGATGCGACGCTCACCCGTCTTACGTCGATGTCTGGCGGCCAGAACGACAAGGTCGTCGACGAAGTGCAGATATATCGTCGGTCTACCAACGACCCCCTCCAACTCGACGTGCAGAACGGTTCGACTCCCGTTCCAGAGGGCGTTGATTTCGCCGATATCAAACGCATCGCTGTGTCGTTCGATGAAACCGCAGAAGAGACGGACGACGACCAGTTCAACCTCACCCTCGGGATTTCGTTCGAAGGCAACCAGGACAGCATCCCGATTCGAGGATTGTGGACAGCACAAAGTTCGGCCGAGTTCAACCCCGTCTTGTTCGTCGACCAGCCAATCGAATTCAACGAACTCGTTTCGACGCTCAATGAAAGCCAACTCTACTACAGTCGAGTCGTGTGGGAGCACTTAGACCAGGAGACGCTTTCGTTGCTCTTGCGGGACATGCCATTGTTCGGGACGAATCGAACTGCGGAACTCGTCGAACCGACTCCAGTCGCGACGTACGGCAATCTCGTTGGCTTCCGGCTTGCCCTCCCGGAGCCAATCCCCCTCGATGGGCTTTCTGCGTCAACTCGCGAAGGAATTTCGAGTGCAGTTGAAACCGACCTCGATGGAATCGATATCGAGGAGGGGCCAATCGAATACGGCTTCGACGGCTTCGATGCTGAATCACGGGATCACCAAACACTGTTGACGATGGTCAATTGGTGGGGGAACTGGCGAGACCGCAATTACGACGCGGCCGCCGTCAAAGACGAACTCGTTTCGATGCCGAGCGACGGCGTCCACATGGAGCCCATTCTTGGACGAGCGAATGCGGCGGAGAAACTGGACATCACTCGATTCTGGGACTGGCAAGAGTCGCCGATTCCGTTCCAGGCGACCGCGATCAATCCCGTGGACACAGGGTCGCGAGCGTCCGATGAGCAGCTCACACCTGGCTCACTCGACTCGCCGATCGTCAATATCCAGACGCCACCGTCTGTTCCAGATCCGGCTGGGCTGTCGGCCATCCTTAACGCGGTGTCGACCGCGAATCTGTTCCGCGATATGTCCGGCCTCGACCAGACTGCTGCAGTTGCCCAACAGGGCCAACAGTCGACGAGCGATGCAGCAACGAGTGCGACGAAGACGACGATGGCGGGAGCCACCGCCCAGAGCAAGATTGCCTCCCAGAACTATCAAGCGAAGTTGAAGGCCGACACCGAACGGATGAAAACGCTCGCGTCGCTTGTCGGAGCGTCTACTGGTGGCTCGTCAGGGACCGACAGAACGACGGACACGAATTCCGGATTCGGCGCACTCTTCAACGAAGCCGGAAAGCAATCAACCACCTCATCGCCGATGACGAACGGCGGAGCCGAGAACACCACAGGGAAGTCGAATTCCGGAATCGGTGACATCGGTTCGTCGAGTGGGTCTTCCTCGAACGGGTCGACCGTCAATGGGAGTTCTCACGAATACCGGTCGCGTGAATCGGATTCGACTGACTTGCCTGTCGATATGTTGCAGAGCAAAGCCGACCCCGTCGGGAGGGCGACGGATGCAATGTACAGGCTCGATTCGATGAGTGACGACTCGGGCGTTGTACCGGCCCAGTACCCGTCTGCGACATCGGACGACGATGTGGACCTGAGCGGTCTTCGAGCGAACGGGCTGTACTGGAAGGAGCAAATCGTCAACGCTGCGAAAGCAGAAGAACGTGCGTGGACGAAACAGGATACGTCGAAGAAAGACGAGGCTACGCAACTGTCGAAGCTCGAATCCTACTATGGGGTCGTCGCCGAGGCAGGAGATGGCGTCATCACCGAACAAGGTGCGAAAGCGTACGCCAAGAAAGCGAAAAACGACGAATCTGCGTGGAGTGCTGCCTTCATCTCCTACGTCGTAAATCAGGCCGGTGTGACGCACGCTGATGGATTCGCATTCCACTTCCGACACCTGAACTACGTCGTCAACGCGCTCGTCAACCGCATGAATGGAGACCGCGAACGGCCCTTCTGGTTGTTCTCCGCTGCAGAAATCACCCCAGAGGTTGGTGATATCCTGTGTAAAAATCGGAAAGGCAAAAACAAGCCGTGTTCTGACCATTCGCTTCAGAGTCTGGCGCAGAACTATACCGCCATCGGCGATGTAACCGGAAAGCACGTGCCGAAAGATGAGATCTATGGACGGTCGCACTGCGACATCGTCGTCGAGAAGAAAACCATCGACGGGGACGACTACATCGAGACCGTAGGCGGCAATACGATCGACCTCAGCGGAGTCGCGGACACCGTTGGGCGCAAGCGATGGAAGTTAGACAGCGACGGGCACGTCGAATATCGCGTCGATACCAACAATTCCAAAGTCGATGACTGCTCTGTCTTCGGCTACATTCGGATTATGGTGCCCAGTATCGACGAAGTGCTGCGAGAGGAGGGGTCCACGCTCGCTTGA
- a CDS encoding ribbon-helix-helix domain-containing protein, with translation MSSDGNSGSDGEMEKINVRVPRALLTQIDEVWEQRGYANKSEFIRYALRDAVTPPTQLSEEALEHLAESREQREQSETVSHEDVKERLGIDD, from the coding sequence ATGAGTAGCGACGGCAACTCCGGATCGGACGGCGAAATGGAGAAAATCAACGTCCGGGTGCCACGCGCGCTGCTCACCCAAATAGATGAAGTCTGGGAGCAACGCGGCTACGCCAACAAGTCCGAATTTATCCGCTATGCACTCCGCGACGCAGTCACCCCTCCAACACAGCTCTCTGAGGAAGCACTCGAGCACCTCGCCGAAAGCCGTGAACAGCGGGAGCAAAGCGAGACGGTCTCACACGAGGATGTGAAGGAACGTCTCGGCATCGATGACTGA